The genomic interval TTAGCTCTTATTACTTATTTTGATCAATATCATAGTGATGAGTTTGAATTTTATGGCGCACGATGGTCAAAAGAAAAATTTAAGAGTTATAGAGGTTTTGCCGATGATAGAATTGAGACGCTTGCAAAATTTAAATTTGTAATCAGCATTCCTAATTATATACATAAAAGTACAGAGTTTTTTGATCCGAGAATATTTGACGCAATGGTTGCTGGCAGTGTTCCTATTTATTTTGGTTGTCCAGATATTAAAGATGTTGTGCCGGAAGGAACTTTTATTGATTTGAGAGATTTTCCAAGTTGTGATGATTTGTATAATTTTATCAGTACAATGGATGAAGCAGATTATAATACTTATTTAATGAATATAGAAAAATTTTTAAAATCTGATCAAGCGAAAAAGTATTCTATAGAAAATTATACCGATTGCTTGGTTAAAGTTATAGAATATATTAAATAAGCGAAAGAGGCTATTTTTTGATTAGTCTAAAGAAAGAAGAAATTTTGTAGAGGGTTTATTTGATGAAAATTACTTGAGTTAAGATATGATCAAGCCTTAAGCAATTTGGTAATATGTCAAGACCATAATTGAAATGTTTTTGCTAGAAAAGGGCAACTTGAATAGACCTACGGTTTTTCAAAGAAAAAACGTAAGCTGGACGAAACATATAGATTACCTACTCTTTTCCGGAGAGTAGAGTTGGTTTTTGTCCAGCAGGCCAAAAAGCATACGTAAAAATTTACGGGAAGTCAACGCGAGTGCTCTTTTATGTTGATGATTTCTAGTTTCAACATATTTTTTATTATAGAAACTTTTGTATTCAGGACAGTTCCTTATGACACTGCCAGTAGCTTCGATGATGTAGTAGCGCAGGTAACGGTTTCCCGACTTACTCATCCTTTTATCTTCTGCTTCAAATTCACCAGACTGGTTATCATTCCAGACAATACCACAGTATTTGGCAAGAGCATTAGAATTTTGAAAAGCTTTAATAGAGCCGAGTTCGGCAAGGATACCAGCAGAGTAGACTTTACCAATTCCAGGGATGGAATTTAGAACTGTATACTCATTGGGGTTTAAGCCTTGAACAGTTTGAAGTATGGCTTTATCAATCGCATTGAGTTCTTTTTCAAAAGAACTGATGCAGTTAAAAGAAGAAGCAATAGAAATGGTTAATGGTTCGTAAAGACATTTATCCAGCCTGTATGAATTACGGGCAGCAGCTTGAAGAAGCTTAGCAGTTTCATCAGGATCAACAATGCGACCGCGACTTTTGGAGTTGACGAAAGCAACGAGTTGTTCGACAGATGAATTTACAAGATCTTCATTGGTTGTAAATTCAGTCAAAATAGCTTCAGCAGTAGCACTATATTTGTTTGAAAAAGGATGTTCGTCTTTATGGAGCAAAGCATACTCACTGAATTTCAGAAAGATGTTATTTAACATGTATGTTTTCTCTCGAGCAATACATTCGGTGATATGTAAACGATGTCTAGAAAGACGCTGAAGAGCTAAATACTGGGAACCGCGCCAGGGTTTAATAGAAATACGTCCAACCCGAGCATAATCAGCAATAACGAAAGAATCAATACCATCATTCTTACCTAAGTCGTTAAAAGATTTTTTATAGTTTTTAACTTCCTTTGGATTAAGGCAATAAACATGTACAGAGAAAGGAGCAAGTTTATCACTGGCAGAAAGATAGTTGGCGATATGAACACCATAAAAACTGGTAGACTCCATAGCGATAATGAGGAACTTGAACTGGTGGTTATTAGCTAAAACATCAACAATCATTGATTCAAGAAGTTGTGCGCCATCAAGAGAATTAGGAACCGGTTGCATCTTTATGAAATAGTCCTGATGGAAATCAAGTGCAGAAACAACATTAATACGGGATTCAATATCAATCCCAACAAAAAGCGTTGATAGGTAATCGATTTTCTTCACGGAAATCACCACCTTTCAAAATAAAATAAAGAATGTAATCATGGATGATCCCAGATCACTACGCCACCCTAAACCTCGCGTTATTAGCATTGTCTGGCAGAAATACCCTGCGGGTGGCTAGATACCAGAATGCAGCATTTGTGTAATAAGTCTTGGCGTAGCGTTAGGGCTGCATGCTTTTTGGGCAATAACATAAAGTTTTGCAGGGAGAGTGAAGCAGTAACCACAGCTACAGTTCTTATGAACAAAGTATAGCATCTGGGGCCATGATTATAAAAACTTATTAGTTATGTAGGTATCTAAGATTCAATACCTATATCATAAAAAAATAAGTCTATAGCCTCTATAGGAGGTCTATAAACTTATAATACGAGGGGGAGTAGTAATGAAGTTGTGTTCTAAAATTTTTGTTTTAGATATTGAAAATATGATCGGTAAAGCTATTGTCAGAGTGTTAACTAAAAATGGTTACCAAAATATTCTTGCACCGAATAGTGAAGCGCTTGATTTATTAAATAGTGCAGAGGTTTTTGAGTATTACATAAAAAATAAGCCGGATTATGTATTTTGTTTTGCTGGACCGCATGGTGGAATTGCCGTAAATCAAGAAAAACCGGCAGAATTTATTTCACAAAATTTGATGGTTCAACATAATGTTATTCATGGTGCATATCTGCATGGAGTAAAAAGACTGATTTTTTTAACGGGTTCTTGCGTATATCCAAAAGAGTGCCAGCAGCCTATGCAAGAATCCTCATTTATGACTGGAATGATGGAAAAAACGAGTGTTGCATATTCAACAGCGACAACAGCTGGGGTTGAAATGTGCTGTGCTTATAATAGACAATATGGGACTGAGTTTATACCAGTAGTCATGCCAAATTATTATGGCATAGAGGATGATTTTAGTGAAAATGGCCATGTGTTGGCTAATATTATGATAAAAATGCATAATGCACATGAACAAAGTAAAGATAATGTAACTTTATTTGGGACAGGCAATCCGAAACGACAGTTTATGTTTGTGGATGATCTTGCAGATGGCGCTATATATCTGATGCAACATGCGAAAAATTTTGAATTAACTAATTTAGCAGGTGGAAATGAATTTTCTATTGCAGAATTAGCAGAAAAATTAAAAAAAGTCATAGGTTATCAGGGAAATATTTTATTTGATCCGGAAAAGCCAGACGGTACAATGAGAAAATTGTTAGATAATACAAAGATGACGGAGTTAGGCTGGAAAAGTCAGACTGATTTTTCTGATGGTTTACAAAAAACTTATGAATGGTTTTTGCAAAATAGCGATACAATACAGTGTGAAAATCGTGTAGAAGTAATAGAAGAAAAGACAATAGAAAAAGCTCTAGATATTCCATTAATGAGTAATAACATAATTCGTAAAGATGTGCATTGTCTAATTGATTTTTTGCGAAATCATGATATATTTACCCAGAATAAATATGTATGTGAATTTGAAAAACAATGGAGTGAATGGTTGGGTGTTAAATATAGCGTATTTGTAAATTCTGGTTCATCTGCAAATTTTATTACAATGGCAATTATCAAAGAACTATATGGTGCAGGTGAAATTATTGTACCGGCGATTACGTGGGCGAGTGATTTTGCAAGTGTAATAACAGCAGGACATCAACCAGTCGTAGTTGATGTAAATTTACATAATCTTTCTATGGCAGAAGATAAGATGTTAGAAGCTATTACACCAAAGACGAAAGCTGTATTTTTAACGCATGTATTAGGTTTTAATGGCTTAAGCCAGAGAATGTTAGATGAGCTAGAAAGACGTAATATTATTTTAGTGGAAGATGTATGTGAATCACATGGTGCTACATTTAATAATAAAAAATTAGGAACATTTGGTTTGGTGTCTAATTTCTCTTTTTACTATGCACATCATATGAGTACAATTGAAGGTGGAGTAATTTGTACAAATGATGAACGGATTTATCAATATGCACGTATGTTTAGAAGTCATGGGATGGTACGTGAAAGTAATAATGAAGAATTAAAAGCAAAATACCAAAAAGAGTATCCAGGGGTACACCCTGAGTTTACTTTTTGTGTACCGGGCTATAATATGCGGAGTACAGAATTAAATGCCGTGATTGGTCTTAGTCAATTAGGTAGATTAGATGCCAATAATGAAATCCGGTATAGAAATTTTAAAATGTTTTTAGATAATTTAGATGCGGAGAAATATTATACGGATTTTGATATTGAAGGCAGCGTAAATTATGCGTTTATTTTAATTTTAAGATATGCAGATGATTTGTTATTTGAAAGAGTTTGTAATAAATTGCGTGAAGAAAAAGTTGAATTTAGACGGGGAACTGCTGGCGGTGGTAACGAAGCAAGGCAGCCATTTATTCAGAGAGCATGTCCTGGTTTAGATGCATCTAGTTTTAAAAATGCAGAGCATATCCATTGTTATAGTATGTATATTGGCAATTATCCTGAACTAGAAGAAGAGAAAATTTTAAAATTATGTGCTATATTAAATAAGTTGTAAAGGTTGTAGTAGATTATGATTATAACACAGACACCATATCGTATTTCGTTCTTTGGCGGCGGCACTGATTATATGCCACATTATATCAAATATGGTGGTTGTGCATTATCGACTACAATAGATAAGTATTGCTATCTAAATGTAAGAAAGCTGCCACCCTTCTTTGATCATGGGTCTCATATTGTATATTCAAAAGTAGAAAATGTGAATGCATATGATGAAATACAGCATCCAGTTGTTAGGGAAAGTATGCGTTACTTGAAATTGGAGAAATTATCAATACTGCATGATGGTGATTTGCCTGCAAGGGCTGGACTGGGGACAAGTTCGGCTTTTACGGTTGGACTATTAAATGCATTACATGCTCTACGAGGCGAGTATGTTGATAAGATGGCTTTAGCAAAAGAAGCTATTTATATGGAACATGATGTTTTAAAAGAAAATGTTGGTGTTCAAGATCAGATCGCTGTAGCAATGGGGGGCTTAAATTGCTTAAAGTTCACCGCCGATGATTTTCAAGTAGAGCCACTTGTGATTTTACCAGAGAGAAAGAAACTATTAAATGATCACCTTATGTTGTTTTTTACAGGAATTCACCGTGTTGCAAGTGATGTTGCTGGGGAACAAGTGAAGAATACACCGAAAAAAACACAAGAATTATTAGAAATGGCTTCTATGGTAGAAGTCGCTAAAAATATTTTAGCGACAAATGTAAATATTGCTGATTTTGGACGATTATTACATGAAAGCTGGTTATTGAAACGTTCTTTAACGAATAAAATTTCTAATAGTAGTATTGATAGTATTTATGATACGGCATTAAAGAATGGGGCTATAGGCGGGAAACTTTTAGGTGCTGGTGGTGGTGGTTTTATATTACTGTTTGTTCCACCGGAAAATCAGGCGATAATTAAAAAATCGTTAAGTAAATTTTTATATGTACCATTTGCTTTTGAAGACTTTGGTAGTAGAGTGCTATATTATAAATCGTGAACTTTGTATATATAGGATGTGGGTATATGGAAAATGTAGATTTTTTAGAGCGAAAGGCAATGCAATTACGTGAAGATATTTTACGTATGACAACAAAAGCAGGAATTGGACATGTAACATCATCGTTTTCTTGTACAGAGTTATTGGTAAGTTTGTATTACTCAGGATTAATTAACTATAATAATAAAGATTGCAAATGGACAGGACGCGATTATTTTATTTATAGTAAAGGACATGCTAATCCAATTCTTTATTGTATTTTGGCTGATTTGGGATTTTTCCCAAAAAGAGATTTAGAATTATTTGCACAGGCTGGTGGTAAGTTAGGAGTTTTATTAAAAGCAGATGTGCCAGGGGCTGAAATTATCTCTGGGTCTTTAGGACATGGTTTAGGTATTGCAGCAGGTGTTGCAGAAGCATTAAAATTAAATAAAAAAGAAAATATGGTCTATTGTATGATTGGCGATGCTGAATGCCGTGAAGGTTCTATTTGGGAATCAGCAATGCACATTGGTTATCGTAAGCTGACAAATCTGGTTACGATTGTTGATAGAAATCAACTTGGGGCAGTGCATTTCACAGAACGTGAAGCAGGAATTGAATCATTAGATGAGAAATGGGACGCATTTGGATTTGATGTGAAACGAGTCAATGGGCATAGTTTTCCTGAAATATTAGCAGCAATAGGAAATCCTAAAGTTGAAAAGAGAGAAAAACCTTTACTTATTATCGCAGATACTGTCAAGGGTAAAGGGGTATCTTTTATTGAAAATGAGCCATTTATGCATGGGTGTGCAGTAAAAGAAAAAGAGTTATCAAGAGCGATAGAAGAAGTTCGTAGGGGGTTAAAAATATGAAAAAACAAGCAATGCGAGATGCTTTTTTTGATAAATTATACGAACTTGCAAAGAATGATAAAGATATTGTTGTTGTTTCCGCTGACTTGGGAGCTCCAGCTTTAGATAAGTTTCGGCTTGACTTTCCTGAGCAGTTTATCAATGTTGGAATTTCTGAACAAAATGCAATTTTAGTTGCTACAGGATTGGCTCTTGCAGGTAAAAAACCGATTGCGTATGCAATTACACAATTTATAACATTACGTTGTTATGAGCAAATTCGTATTTATCCATGTGGAATGAATTTACCAGTAACTATTGTAGGCGTTGGGGCTGGAGCTTGTTACAGTGAATCTGGCCCCACACATCATTGCATTGAAGATCTTTCGATTATGAGGGCATTGCCAAATATTAAGATATTAAATTCTTCAGATTCATTTTTGGCGGATAAATTTGCTGAACTAGCAGTTGATGGAAATGGACCCAAATTTATTCGATTGGACAGAGAAATTTTTGATAATTTGCATGGGGAGAAAATAAACATCGATGATGGATTTTCTGAATTAAAAAGTTTGACTAAAATAAATATTTTAGCAACTGGCAATATGGTAAAAACAGCACTAGATGTTGCTAATACTTTGAGTAAACAAAGTATTAATGTTGGGGTTGTTGATATCTTTCAATTACCAGTAAAAGAAGAAAGTTTGATTCGTTTATTAAAGGAATCAAAAGGCGTTGTGACTTTAGAAGAGCATAGTTTAGCAGGCGGATTTGGCAGTTATATTTTAGAGATCTTAAATGATGCTGAGGTAAATATCAAGGTGAAGCGAATTGGATTTGATACCTCCAATGGTTATGAACATTGTTATAATTATGGGGGACGCGAAGCCATTCGAGGTGAGTTTGGTATGGATTTTGTAAATATCATAGAAAAGGTGAGAAAATTAGCGACAGCCTTTTGATTGAAAGGAATTTTAGATATGGATTTATTATTAATTCGTCCGAATGATCAGAAAGCAATCTATGGAGACTTAACCCAAATAGCAGCTTGTGAGCCTCCTTTTTGGGCAGCGACAATTGCGGGATTTGTAAGACAGAAAAATTTTAGTGTGAAAATTATAGATGCAGAAACTTATAATTTATCACCAGATGAGGTTGCCGATAAAGTAAAAGAAATCAATCCATTATTGGTGCAAATTATTGTTACTGGTACGAATTTATCAGCATCGACTTGGAAAATGGAAGGTGCAGGACTCCTTGCCAATAGCATCAAAAAAGTTTACGATGGCAAAGTGGCTATGTGGGGATTACATCCGGCCGCATTACCAGAGCAAACTTTAAGCGAAGAAAATATAGATTTTGTTATAAAAGGGGAAGGCTTTAATTCTGTTTGTACGTTATTAGATGAATTAAAGCAAAATAAAACAGAATTTGATATACCAGGGATTTATTATTATACAAAGAGCGGAGAGAAAAAAGGAAATCCTTCTATTGATCTTCAACAAGATTTATCAAGTATGCCAATGGCAGCATGGGATTTGGTACCGATGGAACGGTATAAGGCGCATAATTGGCAATGTTTTGGTGATGTTCAAAGCGTAGGGAACTATGCTGTTATAGCTACTTCATTAGGGTGTCCATTTAATTGCGAATTTTGCGCTGTTTCAGCCTTGTTTGGGAAAAAGTGTGTTAGATATCAATCGCCAGAAAAGGTAATTGAAGAAATTGATCACTTGGTAAAAAATCATGGTGTGCATTATATAAAGATACTAGATGAATGTTTTGTATTAAACAAAAAACATGTAAATGTAATTTGTGATTTGTTAATAGAGCGAAATTATGATTTAAATATTTGGGCATATGCAAGAGTTGACACTGTAGACGAAATACTTCTACAGAAATTATCTAAAGCTGGTTTTAAATGGTTAGCATATGGAATTGAGTCAGCAAGTGAAAAATCTTTAAAGGATGTTTCAAAAGGACAATATACTTTAGAACAAACGAAAAAGGTAGTTAAAATGACACAAAAATCGGGTATTTATGTCAATGCAAATTATATTTTTGGTTTGCCCGAAGATAATTTTGCTTCTATGTGGCAGACTTTAGCATTTGCAATAGAATTAAATACTGAATGGGTAAATTTATATACAACCATGGCTTATCCTGGATCAAAACTTTATCATGAGGCTATTGAAAATAAGGTGTCATTACCGAAATCATGGAGAGGCTATTCTCAGTATTCTTATGAGTGTATGCCGTTAAATTCTAATTATTTATCGTCAGGAGAAATTTTGAGCTTTAGAGATTATGCGTTCGATGTATATTTTAAAAATCCAAGATATTTAGACAAAATAAATAAAATGTTTGGTGAGAAAACTTTGAATGATATTATTAAAATGACTAGTAGTTTATTAAAACGTGGTTATAGTCAATTTAAATAGATTAATTTTTAATGTAAACTTAAGAAAGGCTTTAAGGTGGTAAGTGAAATAATAAAAAATGAAATGGATAAGTTGTTATTAGCGATATGAAAAAATAAGGAGATGTTTTATATATGAAAGTTTTAGTAACAGGAGCGGCAGGATATATTGGTTCGGTACTAGTACCTGAATTATTGAAAAAAGGTCATGAAGTAGTAGCTTTAGACAATTTTATGTTTAAACAAAATTCTTTACTTGAATGCTGTCATAATCTGAAATTTAAAATGGTTCGTGGCGATGTTCGTAATTTAGAATTAGTTAAAGAATTAGTACAAGATGTAGATTATATTTTTCCATTGGCTTGTTTTACTGGTTTTCCTTTATCGAAACAAGATCCTATAGGAGCGACTACAGTTACACGGGATGCTGTGGAAGGTATGCTAAAAATGTTAAAGCCAAATCAAAGAATTATTTATCCAAATACAAACTCTGGATATGGCGTTGGTGATGGCGAAGCTTCTTGTACAGAAGAGAGCCCGCTCCGACCTGTATCTTTATATGGTAAATTAAAAGTTGAAACAGAACAGATGATTCGTGAACGTGGAAATTGTGTTGTATTCCGTTTAGCAACAGTATTTGGTGCGAGCCCAAGAATGAGAATGGACTTACTAGTAAATGATTTTGTTTATCGTGCATATCAAGATCGATCTATTGTATTATTTGAGTCTAGTTTTAAACGTAATTATGTACATATTCGTGATGTTGTAGGTGCTTTTTTATTTGCGATGGATAATTTTGAGCAAATGAAAGATGAAGTTTATAATTTAGGATTAGATGAAGCAAATTATACGAAAATGGAGCTTTGTCAGGAAATCAAAAAGCAACTTTCACAGCTAAATATTTTTGAAGCCAGAATAGGTGAAGATCCTGATAAACGTGATTATATTGTAAGTAATGAAAAATTATTAAAAGCAGGATATAAAGCGAAAGTTACAATTGCCGAAGGCATCAAGGAGCTGTTGAACGCTTATCAGATTGTACATAAGAGCGAATATTATAATGCGTAGTTTGCGTTGTATTTTTTGAAGTTGGAGATTTAGTTATGGAAGCTATTATTTTGGCGGGCGGATTGGGTACAAGATTGCGAGAAGCTGTTCAGGATTTACCAAAGCCTTTGGCACCTGTAAATGGAAAGCCTTTTTTAGAATATATTCTTGATAATTTATGCGAGCAGGGAATTGAAAAAGTTATCTTAGCAGTAAATTATAAAAGAGAACAGATACAAACATATTTTAAAAACAATTACAAGGGAATGGCAATTGAGTATTCGATTGAGGAAGAACCTCTATTTACAGGTGGTGCTATTAAGAAAGCTTTGTCATACTGCAAAGAGGAAAATGTTTTTGTTTTAAATGGGGATACATATTTTGAAATAGATTTGTCTAAAATGTATCAATTTCATTGTTCAAAACAGGCTGATCTTACAATTGCAAAAAAGATGATGTGCGATTGCGCTCGTTATGGAACAATTGAATGTCAGGATGATAGGATTCTTGAATTTCATGAGAAATACAAGAAATCAAGAGGATATATTAATGGTGGATTATATTTGATGAAAAAAACCTTGTTAGATGGAATTGAGAAAAAGAAATTTTCTTTTGAAAAAGAAGTTTTACAAGATTATATGCAAAATTTTAATTTGTATGCCTATGAGAGTGTAGGGTATTTTATCGATATAGGAATTCCAGAGGATTACTGGAAGGCACAGAATGATTTTTTAGGTCTATTAAGTGGAAAGTGAGATAATTGGCAGTGAATAAAATGGTGAAAAGTTTTTATAATGATCTTTTTATAAGATATCCAGAGTTGGAAATACTTAAAGAGTCGGTACATGAAATTTATTTATTGTTATGCCATTGTTATAAGAATCAAGGGAAAATATTGATTTGTGGAAATGGCGGCAGTGCTTCGGATGCTGAGCATATGACTGCGGAATTAATGAAGGGTTTTTTACTGCCGCGCAATTTGGATTCAGTTGATTTATCGAAATTTGCCCAACAAGATGAACGAGATTTGGGTATGAAATTACAGCAGGGCTTATCAGCAATTTCGTTAAATTCCCAGATGGCATTGCTGACAGCTATTATGAATGATGTTGGTGCAGAAATGATATTTGCACAGCAAGTATTTGTTTATGGACATAAGGATGATGTATTTATTGGATTTAGTACTTCTGGCAATTCGCAGAATATCATAAATGCTGTTAAAATAGCGAAAATTAAAGGTATGAAGACTGTTGTTTTTACAGGGGAAAATGGTGGTAGGCTAAAAAGTATGTCTGATTATGTGTTGTCTGTTCCAGCGGATGCTGTTTACAAAATTCAGGATTATCATTTGCCCATTTATCATACATTATGTGCTATGTTAGAAAAGGGATTTTTTGGAAAATAAAAAATGATTTACAGGAATCTTAAATATAAGACAATGTTAATAAATGAAATTCCTTTATTTTAACTAAATCGTAGTGGGAGATGATGTGCTATGTGTAAAATTAATTTAGAAGAAAATAGAAGAGACTGTCCTGTTTGTGGAAGCGCAAATAAAAGTTTGATTGCTAAACAGAATTTTGAGAGTATACAGAAGGTTACTTTTATAAAATCATACGATGTAGCAGTTTGTGATAATTGTGGCATGGCGTACGCCGATAATATAGAAAAACCAGAAAATTTAAATGTTTATTATTCTCAACAATCCAAATATGAACCTATTAAAGCTATGCCTTTGAATGAATGTTCGAATGTAAAATTTTACGAAAAAAGTGTTTTATTTCTACAAAAATATTTACAGCCGGACAGTAGTGTTTTGGATTGTGGATGTGGGCAGGGAACTTTTTTACGTGTTTTAAAATCCCATGGATATAAGAATTTAAAGGGAATAGATCCAGCGCAAAACTGTGTAGATTCGTTGCAAATATCTTATGAGATTAAGGCAGAAAAGTCGGATATTGAATCATATGTCTCAGATAAAAAATATGATTCAATCGTTTTAAGTGCAGTTTTGGAACACGTTGTGGATTTGGATTTTGTAATAAAAAAAATTAAGATCTTATTAAAAGAAAATGGGACTCTATTTCTTAGTGTGCCAGATGTAAGTAATTTCTTAGAGTGCTATGACGCTCCCTTTCAACAATTTAGTTCGGAGCATGTTAATTATTTTACTGTTCATTCTTTAAAAAATCTCTTTAGTAATTATGGATTTTTTGTTGAAGAATACAATCAATGTATAGAATGGATCAACAATGGTGCAAGTTCGGAACCTATTTTGAGAGTTGTTTTGAGAAATGGCAAAAGAAAAGAAAATTTGGATTGTATAAAGGATATTGAAGCTAAGCAAGTTTTGAATCAATATGCTGATAAGTCAAAGCAGTTTTTAGCGCATATTGATGAAAAATTTATGAGTTTAGTGTCTACGCAGGAACCTATTATTATATGGGGCGTAGGAACTTTTATAATGAAAGCGTTAACTTTGACACATCTAAAAGATTGTAATATTATAGCTTTTGTTGATTCTAACGCTAAATACGCAGATGGAAAGTGGAATAATATAAAGGTTTTACCTCCGGAGGCTTTAAAAGATTATGACTATAAAATATTAATTGGCTCAATAGGATTTAAAGAAGAAATTAAACAACAAATTATTAATAAAATGAAACTAAAAAATGAAATTATTGTTTTAGACGATTAGTTTATTAAAAGAATTTGTATAAAAATATTTTTGGAAATATAAGCAATAACTTTCAAGGAGTGATTATTTGTGAGTGATACAGTCAAAACCCTAGAACAATGGCAAAATAAATTTCCTAAAGGTTTTAAATCAATTGCATTAGATATTAGTGGCTTTTGCAATGCGAAATGTAAATATTGTCCAGCAGGAAATGATTTTTCTCACAAAGGAGAATTTATTTCATTAGAAAAGTATGAGGCATTATTACATAAATTTCAGGAATATAAAATGTACTTTTCAATTGAAACTGCTTTTCAAATTTATTGTCTTGGTGAACCTCTTTTACATCCAGAGATTAATGAAATTTTGAAAATTACGCATAAATGTGGTGTGCATACAAATATTAGCACAAATGCTAGTGTTGTTCCTAATGTTGATGCGGAAGGTGTAAAAGCGGTCGAGCGTGTGCTGATCTCTATGCCAGGTTTTTCGCAGAGGTCCTATGATAAGATTCATGGTTTT from Massilibacillus massiliensis carries:
- a CDS encoding NAD-dependent epimerase/dehydratase family protein translates to MKVLVTGAAGYIGSVLVPELLKKGHEVVALDNFMFKQNSLLECCHNLKFKMVRGDVRNLELVKELVQDVDYIFPLACFTGFPLSKQDPIGATTVTRDAVEGMLKMLKPNQRIIYPNTNSGYGVGDGEASCTEESPLRPVSLYGKLKVETEQMIRERGNCVVFRLATVFGASPRMRMDLLVNDFVYRAYQDRSIVLFESSFKRNYVHIRDVVGAFLFAMDNFEQMKDEVYNLGLDEANYTKMELCQEIKKQLSQLNIFEARIGEDPDKRDYIVSNEKLLKAGYKAKVTIAEGIKELLNAYQIVHKSEYYNA
- a CDS encoding class I SAM-dependent methyltransferase, producing the protein MCKINLEENRRDCPVCGSANKSLIAKQNFESIQKVTFIKSYDVAVCDNCGMAYADNIEKPENLNVYYSQQSKYEPIKAMPLNECSNVKFYEKSVLFLQKYLQPDSSVLDCGCGQGTFLRVLKSHGYKNLKGIDPAQNCVDSLQISYEIKAEKSDIESYVSDKKYDSIVLSAVLEHVVDLDFVIKKIKILLKENGTLFLSVPDVSNFLECYDAPFQQFSSEHVNYFTVHSLKNLFSNYGFFVEEYNQCIEWINNGASSEPILRVVLRNGKRKENLDCIKDIEAKQVLNQYADKSKQFLAHIDEKFMSLVSTQEPIIIWGVGTFIMKALTLTHLKDCNIIAFVDSNAKYADGKWNNIKVLPPEALKDYDYKILIGSIGFKEEIKQQIINKMKLKNEIIVLDD
- a CDS encoding D-sedoheptulose-7-phosphate isomerase — protein: MNKMVKSFYNDLFIRYPELEILKESVHEIYLLLCHCYKNQGKILICGNGGSASDAEHMTAELMKGFLLPRNLDSVDLSKFAQQDERDLGMKLQQGLSAISLNSQMALLTAIMNDVGAEMIFAQQVFVYGHKDDVFIGFSTSGNSQNIINAVKIAKIKGMKTVVFTGENGGRLKSMSDYVLSVPADAVYKIQDYHLPIYHTLCAMLEKGFFGK
- a CDS encoding nucleotidyltransferase family protein, translated to MEAIILAGGLGTRLREAVQDLPKPLAPVNGKPFLEYILDNLCEQGIEKVILAVNYKREQIQTYFKNNYKGMAIEYSIEEEPLFTGGAIKKALSYCKEENVFVLNGDTYFEIDLSKMYQFHCSKQADLTIAKKMMCDCARYGTIECQDDRILEFHEKYKKSRGYINGGLYLMKKTLLDGIEKKKFSFEKEVLQDYMQNFNLYAYESVGYFIDIGIPEDYWKAQNDFLGLLSGK